A DNA window from Arachis duranensis cultivar V14167 chromosome 3, aradu.V14167.gnm2.J7QH, whole genome shotgun sequence contains the following coding sequences:
- the LOC107476523 gene encoding putative phospholipid:diacylglycerol acyltransferase 2, with product MTSYDWRLSFQNTENNNVFGHQQEIACDDVWTEHDEMSRESTQKVATEKVYTARTVIDLLNFAASKTMKRAKAHFYHGIAENLDDPKYAHYRYWSNPLETK from the exons ATGACTTCCTATGACTGGAGACTTTCTTTCCAAAATACCGAG AACAATAATGTTTTCGGGCATCAACAGGAAATTGCATGTGATGATGTATGGACTGAACATGATGAGATGAGCAGAGAAAGCACCCAAAAAGTTGCTACAGAAAAGGTTTACACAGCAAGAACTGTTATTGATCTGCTTAATTTTGCAGCTTCAAAAACGATGAAGCGTGCTAAGGCTCACTTCTATCATGGAATTGCAGAGAACTTAGATGATCCAAAATATGCTCATTACAGATACTGGTCCAATCCACTTGAAACCAAGTAA
- the LOC107476443 gene encoding UDP-D-apiose/UDP-D-xylose synthase 2, whose amino-acid sequence MASSASVGASARVDLDGNPIKPLTICMIGAGGFIGSHLCEKLMSETQHKVLALDVYNDKIKHLLEPDNLPWHGRITFHRLNIKHDSRLEGLIKMSDLTINLAAICTPADYNTRPLDTIYSNFIDALPVVKYCSENNKRLIHFSTCEVYGKTIGSFLPKDSPLRQDPAYYVLKEDESPCIFGSIEKQRWSYACAKQLIERLIYAEGAENGMEFTIVRPFNWIGPRMDFIPGVDGPSEGVPRVLACFSNNLLRGQPLKLVDGGQSQRTFVYIKDAIEAVTLMIENPARANGHIFNVGNPNNEVTVRQLAEMMIKVYSKVSGEQPPETPTIDVSSKEFYGEGYDDSDKRIPDMTTINRQLGWNPKTSLWDLLESTLTYQHRTYAEAIKKVIAKPVAS is encoded by the exons ATGGCTTCTTCTGCTTCTGTTGGTGCCTCAGCTCGCGTGGATCTGGATGGGAACCCGATAAAGCCATTAACGATCTGCATGATCGGTGCCGGAGGGTTCATTGGCTCACACCTTTGCGAGAAGCTCATGTCCGAAACGCAGCACAAGGTTCTCGCATTGGATGTCTACAACGACAAGATCAAGCACCTCTTGGAGCCCGATAACCTTCCATGGCACGGTCGCATCACCTTCCACCGACTCAACATCAAGCACGATTCAAGGCTCGAAGGTCTCATCAAGATGTCGGATCTG ACGATAAATCTGGCTGCAATTTGCACCCCTGCGGATTACAATACCCGTCCCCTTGACACAATTTACAGCAACTTCATCGATGCTCTCCCTGTG GTGAAGTACTGCTCTGAGAATAACAAGAGGCTTATTCACTTCTCTACTTGTGAAGTGTATGGGAAAACGATTGGAAGCTTTCTCCCCAAAGATAGTCCTCTTCGTCAG GATCCTGCATACTACGTTCTTAAAGAAGATGAGTCTCCATGCATTTTTGGTTCGATTGAGAAGCAGAGATGGTCCTATGCCTGTGCAAAGCAGTTGATTGAGAGGCTGATTTATG CTGAGGGTGCTGAAAATGGTATGGAGTTCACAATTGTGAGGCCTTTTAATTGGATTGGACCTAGAATGGATTTCATTCCTGGCGTTGATGGTCCTAGTGAGGGTGTTCCCCGGGTTCTTGCATGCTTTAGCAAT AATCTTCTCAGAGGGCAGCCCCTCAAGCTAGTGGACGGTGGCCAATCCCAGAGAACCTTTGTTTACATCAAGGATGCTATTGAAGCTGTAACACTGATGATT GAAAACCCTGCCAGGGCTAATGGACATATCTTCAATGTGGGTAACCCCAACAATGAGGTTACAGTTCGGCAGCTTGCTGAAATGATGATTAAG GTATACTCAAAGGTAAGTGGAGAACAACCTCCAGAGACGCCTACAATCGACGTCAGCTCGAAAGAATTTTATGGCGAGGGATATGACGATAGCGACAAGAGAATTCCTGACATGACCACAATAAACAGGCAACTTG GATGGAACCCAAAGACCTCACTTTGGGACCTGCTTGAGTCCACACTGACCTATCAGCACAGGACATATGCTGAAGCCATTAAGAAAgtcattgctaaacctgttgcAAGTTGA